One window of the Populus nigra chromosome 4, ddPopNigr1.1, whole genome shotgun sequence genome contains the following:
- the LOC133690531 gene encoding zinc finger protein ZAT4-like has product MALLVDQQSNFKHFCKICKKGFMCGRALGGHMRAHGIGDENIGNVDDEDPASDWEDKLGANVPPGTRRMYALRTNPNRLKSCRVCENCGKEFLSWKSFLEHGKCTSEDADQSLLSSPGSEEEDGTPRRSSGWSKRKRSLRAKVSNLNLSCPSSEDEDLANCLMMLSNATTVDPLETEPEESCASASKEEERRNPTNFMAPMEHKPPLEKAKGIAKGMFECKACKKVFSSHQALGGHRASHKKVKGCYASRLDQSMDYSLADHDEDVVTHEEFFPAKLTSTLQFDHGSTPPLIASTSKRKSKVHECSICHRVFSSGQALGGHKRCHWLTSNTPDTSSLPKFHQFQDHLDQIHQRPKFINNSEQLDLTLDLNLPVHQTVTNPSNIEVSTEIYLQPWTGVDAKLKDDNNHQHQNEDHHDDKDNNNNDNNYYSTSVQNVDDEADSKLKLAKLSELKDMRTSGSSSPWLQVGIGSTTDLGTEKL; this is encoded by the coding sequence atggCTTTGCTTGTGGATCAACAATCAAACTTCAAACACTTTTGTAAGATTTGCAAGAAAGGATTTATGTGTGGAAGAGCACTAGGAGGGCATATGAGGGCACATGGTATAGGTGACGAGAATATTGGCAACGTCGATGATGAAGATCCTGCAAGTGATTGGGAAGATAAATTGGGAGCCAATGTGCCCCCAGGAACCAGGCGTATGTATGCTTTAAGAACGAATCCGAATCGATTAAAGAGTTGTCGGGTTTGTGAGAATTGTGGAAAAGAATTCTTGTCATGGAAGTCTTTTCTTGAACATGGAAAATGCACGTCCGAGGATGCTGATCAATCACTTCTTTCGTCTCCAGGATCGGAAGAGGAGGATGGCACGCCAAGAAGGAGTTCCGGTTGGTCTAAAAGAAAACGATCATTGAGAGCTAAAGTGAGCAATTTGAACTTAAGTTGCCCATCAAGTGAAGACGAAGATCTTGCCAATTGCCTCATGATGTTATCTAATGCAACTACAGTTGATCCTTTAGAAACCGAGCCTGAGGAGTCTTGTGCATCGGCTAGTAAGGAAGAAGAGCGAAGAAATCCGACGAATTTTATGGCTCCTATGGAACATAAGCCACCATTGGAGAAAGCCAAGGGGATTGCTAAAGGAATGTTTGAATGCAAAGCATGCAAGAAAGTTTTCAGTTCACATCAAGCATTAGGTGGACATAGAGCTAGTCACAAGAAGGTTAAAGGATGTTATGCATCCAGGCTCGATCAAAGCATGGATTATAGTCTAGCTGATCATGATGAAGATGTGGTCACACATGAAGAATTCTTTCCAGCTAAATTGACATCCACTTTGCAATTCGATCATGGTTCGACTCCTCCATTAATCGCTTCCACTTCAAAAAGGAAATCGAAAGTACACGAATGCTCGATATGCCATCGTGTTTTTTCATCAGGACAAGCATTAGGGGGTCATAAAAGGTGTCATTGGCTCACATCTAATACACCAGACACTTCATCTTTGCCCAAGTTCCATCAATTTCAGGACCACTTGGACCAAATTCATCAGCGACCAAAGTTCATCAACAATTCTGAGCAATTAGATCTCACACTTGATCTCAATCTTCCTGTCCATCAAACAGTTACAAATCCTTCAAACATCGAAGTTTCTACTGAGATTTATTTACAACCTTGGACAGGAGTTGATGCAAAATTAAAGGATGACAACAATCATCAGCACCAAAACGAAGATCATCATGACGACAAAGACAACAATAACAACGATAATAATTATTACAGTACTTCAGTTCAGAATGTGGATGATGAAGCAGACAGTAAGTTGAAGTTAGCTAAACTTAGTGAATTAAAAGACATGCGCACTAGTGGAAGCTCATCTCCTTGGTTGCAGGTGGGGATTGGTTCAACTACTGATTTGGgaactgaaaaattataa